The Fragaria vesca subsp. vesca linkage group LG2, FraVesHawaii_1.0, whole genome shotgun sequence genome includes a window with the following:
- the LOC101309692 gene encoding uncharacterized protein LOC101309692, which translates to MARVCSPYFDPEYENLSTRINPPRVCVDNSSCSDCTLVKVDSVNKPGILLEVVQVLTDLDLIITKAYISSDGGWFMDVFHVTDQQGKQITDRKTIDHIEKALGPKGDTTEVVKTWPGKRVGVHSVGDHTAIELIGRDRPGLLSEISAVLADLHFNVVAAEVWTHNRRIACVLYVNDTTSQPVDHPTRLSTIEERLKNILRGCEDDDNVGHTSFSMGFTHVDRRLHQMLFADRDYEGSGGHGGGGGGGLSNEVDFPACFQPKITIERWEEKGYSVVSVRCKDRAKLMFDIVCTLTDMEYVVFHATISSDGPYASQEYYIRHMDGCTLDTEGEKERVVKCIDAAIRRRVSEGLRLELCAKDRVGLLSEVTRILRENGLSVIRAGVSTIGEQAMNVFYVRDSSGNSVDIQKIEALRKEIGHTMMFNVKKVPTSSKAPETPDTSGWAKTSFFFGNLLERFLA; encoded by the exons ATGGCAAGAGTTTGTTCGCCATACTTTGATCCTGAGTATGAAAACCTGAGCACAAGAATCAATCCTCCAAG GGTCTGTGTGGACAACTCGAGCTGCAGTGACTGTACCCTAGTCAAG GTTGATAGTGTCAATAAGCCGGGAATTCTGCTTGAAGTTGTTCAAGTACTGACAGACCTTGACCTCATAATCACTAAAGCCTATATCTCCTCTGATGGTGGATGGTTCATGGACG TGTTTCACGTCACCGATCAACAAGGAAAGCAGATTACGGACAGAAAAACCATTGATCACATTGAGAAG GCTTTAGGACCAAAGGGGGATACCACAGAAGTAGTGAAGACTTGGCCAGGAAAAAGGGTTGGAGTGCATTCTGTAGGTGATCACACAGCCATTGAGCTAATTGGAAGAGACCGTCCAGGTCTCTTATCTGAGATCTCTGCTGTTCTTGCCGATCTGCACTTTAACGTAGTTGCTGCTGAAGTATGGACACACAACAGAAGAATAGCCTGTGTTCTTTATGTTAACGATACCACATCCCAGCCTGTGGACCATCCAACCAGATTATCGACTATTGAAGAGAGACTCAAGAACATCTTACGTGGGTGCGAAGATGATGACAATGTAGGTCACACAAGTTTCTCTATGGGGTTCACTCATGTGGATAGACGGCTCCACCAGATGTTGTTTGCTGACAGAGATTATGAGGGCAGTGGCGGCCATGGCGGTGGCGGTGGTGGTGGATTATCAAATGAGGTTGATTTTCCTGCCTGTTTCCAACCAAAGATCACCATTGAGCGTTGGGAAGAAAAGGGATACTCGGTGGTCAGTGTCCGGTGCAAAGATCGTGCAAAACTTATGTTTGACATCGTATGCACACTCACTGATATGGAATATGTTGTTTTCCATGCCACCATCTCGTCTGATGGTCCATATGCATCACAG GAGTATTATATTCGTCACATGGATGGTTGCACCCTTGATACCGAAGGTGAGAAGGAAAGGGTAGTCAAATGTATTGATGCTGCAATTCGTAGAAGAGTAAGCGAG GGGCTTAGGCTAGAGCTATGTGCAAAGGATAGGGTAGGCCTGCTATCAGAAGTAACAAGGATCCTGAGGGAGAATGGGTTATCAGTTATAAGAGCAGGCGTCTCAACCATTGGTGAACAAGCAATGAATGTATTTTATGTTAGAGATTCTTCAGGGAACTCAGTGGACATACAAAAAATCGAAGCTCTTCGTAAAGAAATTGGACACACAATGATGTTCAATGTGAAGAAAGTTCCAACGAGTTCTAAGGCACCTGAGACACCTGATACTAGTGGATGGGCAAAGACAAGCTTCTTCTTTGGTAACTTGTTAGAGAGGTTCTTGGCTTGA